Within the Sulfurospirillum barnesii SES-3 genome, the region ATTCTCCACACCCATACCCCCAAGCGTGTTTGTGCGTATGTACTCCGTTGTAACAGGTATGCGACTCGTCAATGACCAAATCCAAAACGCCCTCAACCCGTGAGAGCTCAAAGGTTTGCGCTTTGGTGAGATGCATAAGCGGATAGTGAAAGGTAATGTTGGCTTCACTCCCCAAATTGAGCGCTAATTCTAAGGCTTTAACAAACGGCTCTCTGCAATCAGGATAGCCTGAATAATCGGTCTGATTGACCCCAATGATGATATGCTCTATACCTTGCTTTTGCGCAAAGGCGTGTGCTAGAGTAAAGAAAATCGCATTGCGATTAGGCACAAACGAAGCTGGCAAGTTGGTATGCGTCACATGATGCGCTCCAATATCTTGCGTACCATCAATGAGTGCAGAGTCATTGAGCTGAGAAAAGGCATCCAGACTGAGCAAGGTGTTTTTTACATGTAAGACATGCGCTATCTTTTGTGCCTGAGCGATTTCAACACGATGCTTCTGACCGTAATCAAAGGTAATGGTTTCCACCTCATCAAAACGGTTTTTTGCCCAACCAAGGCAGGTGGTACTGTCTTGTCCACCACTAAAAACAACAAGGGCTTTACGCATTACTCCACTCCTAAAAACTTATGCAACTGTACACTTAAGATAAAACGTGGATATTTTTTGACAAACTCCACGCAAAAGGCGACATTTTCAAAATTGGGCTTATCGCTCTCATTTTGAGGCTGAATGAAAATAGGCTTATCGCTTTTAAACTCCAAAATTTTCTCTAAAGGGGCATTTTTCCCCACCACAAACTTCACCTCATGAAATCCCTCTTGAGCGATATGATTCCACTCTTTTGGACTGTAGGTGATCCAATTGGCATTGGCAATATGCGAAAACCTAAATCCATTGGTCTCCACCGCTACAAAGTAACCATGTCCCTGCAAAAACGCAATAAAATCACGAAGGTCATACAACGTAGGCTCACCACCTGTGATAATCACATTCATCGAAAGATAGGTTTGAATGCGCTCTAACACCGCTTCAAACGAAAGCTCCTCATACGCACCTTTATGCAGCTCCTCATCGCAAAAGGAACAACTCAAATTGCACCCATGAAGACGAATAAAAATAGAAGGAACCCCCACTTGCGTTCCCTCACCTTGAATGGAATAAAATATTTCTACAACTTTTAACATAACACTCTTCTTATATTTTTATACCGATATAGTAGTATTTTTAGGCTAAAAAGCACGTCAAAAATCTTCTTTACATCTCTTTTTAGGTATCATTTAAGCATCACATATTAAGGTATATCTCATGCTATGGCAAATCAGTAAAGAGTTCGATTTTTGTTACGGGCACCGTGTCTGGTCACAACAACTCGACTCAGAATTTTCGCTCACAGGCTGTTTAGCGTGCCGTCATTTGCACGGGCATCAGGGTAAAATTGTCGTTTATTTGCAAAGCAATGAACTCAAAAACGGTATGGTCACAGATTTTCACCATCTTAATTGGTTCAAACAATTTTTAGACGCCACGCTCGATCACAAATTTATCATCGACATCCACGACCCACTCTTTGAAACGCTTTTACCGCACTTTTCGGACAAACAAAATCTCCTAAGCCATGAGGCAGGCTACCAAACGCCTGATTTAAGTAAAGTCGTACAGGAAGCAACCCATTTGATTGAGATGTATGAGGGCTACATTATCGTTGATTTTGTTCCTACCAGTGAAAATATCTCAACATGGCTTTTAGGCATTATTCAAAAGAAAATGAGTCGTTTAGGGGTCAAAGTATCGCATGTGGAGTTTTTAGAAACCCCAAAAAGCAGAAGTATCGTCTACAATCAACAGTAGGGGGACGCCCTACTGTTTACGCTTTAGCGTAAGCACCCTCAAGTTTTTTATAGAGTGCCTCAATCGTTGGGGCATTTTCGCCTGAAAGGAATGAGAGCATTACCTCGTTGTCCTCTTTACCATTCCACACTTTTTTATAGTGCCCCTCTTTATAACCGTGGTCTTGTCTAAATTGGTTGAGGACATTTTTTGCCACGTAAAATTTGTAAAGCACTTTAAGATTAATGCCACACTTACGAGAGAGTGCAAAGTACTCTTTTAAGAGCCCATCAAACAAATCCGCTTCAAAACCTGTCATATCGTGGATAATCCCCTCAATGTCATTAATGAGCTCCATTGGATCTGCCGAAGAGAAAGAAAGAGGCTCTTTGGTGAAGGCTTCAAAACCTTGAACGTCTAAGACATCATGCACCAATTTTTCCAAATCACCTTTTCCATTGGTTTTATAATCTTCCAACAACAAACTCATAATAAAATGCCAAATATCCACAATCTCAACGGTGACATTGTCCCAATCCGTCGCTTTGTTAATACTCTTCCAATGTTTCCAACTAAAACTATCAATGAGCTCCGCACACTCCATGTAAATACATCGCTTCCAGTTAATCATGCGGTTATTTTTGGTGTACCCATTTTCCCAACCAATTCCATTGGTTTCATCGTTGAGTTTTTGTTGCAGGGCAAACATTTGTGTTAAATAATCTCTACTAGTCATCGCTTTCCTTCGTTTATAAAAACCCTAGATTATACTTTTTTGCGCCATAAAAGTCAAAAGAGACTCACTCCCTTTAGCGTATCCTAGCTCAAAACAGCGCATCAATTCACCAAAAGTAAACAATCCAAAGGTGGAGAGTTCAGGATCGCTAATGTAAAGATCGCTTTTAGAAATTTGCAACTGAGACGATGCCATAAAGAGCAAAAACAACGAGCGTTTTACCATGGAAGTGAGGGTGTGTTTTGTCGTTACATGTAAAGGGTGAAGATTGACACTCACAATAGGATCATCAAAATCTAAGAGGGGAGAAATAGGAAGATTATCCATAAATCCTCCATCAATTAAAAGATAGTTTTCATAAACAATAGGGCGAAAAATAGGAATGAGCGCTGAGCTTGCAATGGCTAGCTTAATAGCATCGCCCTTGCAAAAACGTACCAACTCACCCCTGTTCATATCCACACAGGTGATAAAAGTAGGAATGCGCATCTCCTCCAGTCGTGAGATAGGTGCAATTTCCCTTAAAATCGCCGCTGTCTCATCAATGCGAAACAAGCCTTTTTGAAAATAATTAAACCCAATCACCTTGCGAAGGGCTTCACTCTTAAACAGACGTATCATATCAAAAGCACTCACGCCTGAGCCCACGCCTGTGGCAATGACCGCTCCAATGCTTGTTCCTGAAATAGCGCCTATTTCAATGCCATGGCGCTCACACGCGGCGATGACACCCAGATGAAAGGCACCCCTAGCCGCACCGCCTGAGAGGGCGAGTGAAATTTTTAGTGTTCCAGCCATGAAATAATCTTAAACTCCCCATCATACGTCTCGACAATAGCGGTACACGACTCCACCCAATCGCCACAGTTTAGGTACTTTATACCCTCAATTTCTCGCATCTCCGCCTTGTGAATATGCCCACAAATGACTCCATCGTAGTGATTACGTCTGGCATGTTCACTTAAAATCGCTTCAAAATCGGTAATAAACGAAACCGAACTTTTCACATGGTCTTTGACATACTTGGAGAGTGACCAGTGACGTTGGTAGCGCAATCTTTTACGACACCACGTTAAAACTTGGTTTACATGTAACAGCATATCGTACCCAACATCCCCCAAAAGGGCTAACCAGCGTTTGGTCATTGTGACACTGTCAAAAAAATCACCATGTGCGATGTAATACCGCTCATTGCGAAGACTTACATACGCATACTCATCCCGAATTTCAATGCTATCGCCCAATGCTAAAGGCAAAAAAGAGCGTAAAAACTCATCGTGATTGCCTGTAATGTAAGTGACCTTTGTCCCTTTTCGTGCCTTTCGCAACACTTTTTGAATGACATCTGAGTGCGATTGCGCCCATTTCATCTTACGCTTAATCGCCCACCCATCAATAATATCGCCCACTAAAAAAAGGTGCTCACACTCGCTGCGTCTTAAAAACTCCAACAACTCATGCGCTTGGCAAAAGCGTGTGCCTAAATGCACGTCAGAGATAAAAATAGAACGAAATGCAAACACCTCTTCATCATTGGCTATTGAACTCATGTGCTCTTATCACTCTCCCCAAAAATTTCATCGGCAAAGTGCGAAAACTTACCACGTACCGATTTATCCAACTCAATCGCAAAAAGCGAGATGTGCGTCTGCTCTTTTTTGGTCTGCTTTAAAAGCGAGGTCAAGCCATTGTTAAAGCGGTTAAGGTACATATTGTCAATTTGGCGGTTTGAGCCAATCACAATGGCTTTACAGTTGTTATCAAGCCTCGATAAAATAAGCTGTGTCGTGTTGTTAGAGCTGTTTTGCCACTCATCTAAAATAACAATGGCATTGGAAAGTGTTCGACCACGAGCTTCTCCAGGCCAAAGTTTTTCGATGTTGTATTTGGTGATGAGCTCTTGCACTTTTTTTTCAATTGCCATTTGAGGCTCTTGGGTATTGTCACGTTTTTTCATACGTTTTTTGGCAATAAACTCTAAGGTATCGTAAAGTGCCATGTTATAAATACGAAATTTCTCGTCATTTCCTGAGAGATACCCCACATCTGCACCCTTATCAACACTCTCAATGGAGTTGCGCACATAGACAATTTTTTCGTAACTCCCTTTGCTGACTAAGCGCATCGCTGCCACAAATGCCATCAAGGTTTTACCACTTCCAGCTCTGGCGTCAATGACATGAATATCGTACATGTTAGAAAGCAGTGCTTTCATAAAAAACTTCTGTTTGAGGTTGATGGGTTTAACCTCTAAACCTCTAAAGTCAAGCTCTTCATTGAGCATATAAATAATCCCCGCAGGCGAGATAATCGCATGTTCAGAATTGCCATCAGGACTGACAAACTCATAGCAATAATTACTGCTTTTATGCTCAGGATCAAATTCGCTGATAAGTTTTTTATCTAAGGTATTAAAGAGTGCTGAATCAAGTGGAAGCTGTTTGACAAACTCAAACTCAGGTACATCGCTTCGATCTTCTCTTAAAGACTCCACCGTGACGTTGTAAAAAAGCCCAAACATACGGGCATACACGTCCAAAGAGAGAAAAATTACTTTATAATCTACATAATACTCCTGCGCCCCCGAGGCAACCTCAAGAATACGTTTATCGTTGGACTCGTTGATAAATTGGGAGTCAATATCGGAAGTATAGAGAGTTTTGGAGAAGAGGTGAATGGCAATATCATCATCATAGCGCATCTTCACCACACGGAAAATCTCACCGCTATCGACCTCTTCCACCTTGCACGAAGCAAGCATACGAGCGAAACTTCTAGCCTGATAGCCTAGCTCACTAAAGTTCTTTTTAAAATCCTCTAGTTCTATGAGCACCGTCTCGGGAATCACAATGATGTTGTTGCCACCATCACACAACTCTTTGATGAAATTGGTATTGTGCAAGATAATGTTGGTATCAAGCACATAAACTTTGTTGACTGACATCCCACTTCCTTTCATACGATAATTCTATGCAAACATTATAACAACTTCGTAACAAAAAAAATTGTTTTTAAGCGTATTTTATAGGCGCAGACACGCAGACTTAAAGAGGCATCATCTCTTTTTACAAAAGTGTGTGCTTCTTTGCATAGACCTATATACTTCTTCTATAAACCTGTAACACCTAAGCTCGGCTTGGGTATGATTTCATTTTGTAACATTTATTACACTTTACGAATTTAGGAATGTTTTAATGCCGTATTCTTATGAAAAACGATGGGCAGGTCTTGGAGCACTGTGCCTTGCTATGTCCATCATTACACTGGACAATACCGTCCTTGATGTTGCCCTTCCCTCTATTTCCAACGATTTATCCGCAAGCATGAGTGAACTGCAATGGATTGTTGATATTTATATTCTCTTTTTTGCCTCTATTTTAATTACCATTGGCGCCCTTGGCGATCAGTTTGGGCGAAAGAGGTTTCTTAAAATTGGCATTGTACTCTTTAGTCTTGCCTCGTTGGGAGCAGGTCTTTCAACCTCAACCGCAGAGCTCATTCTCTTTCGTAGCCTGAGCGGTTTTGGTGCGGCATTTATTATGCCCTCCACGCTCTCCATCATCACGCATATGTTTACAGATTCTGATGAGCGCATGAAAGCCATCGGACTTTGGTCAATGATCTTTGGACTCAGTCAAGGCTTTGGACCGTTAATTGGCGGTTTCATCATCGAATACACTTCATGGCACTGGGTCTTTTTTATCAATTTGCCCATTGGGTTGATTGCCTTTGTCTATGCCTCATGGGTTCTGCCTGAATCGCACAATAAAAATGCGAAAGC harbors:
- the queC gene encoding 7-cyano-7-deazaguanine synthase QueC produces the protein MRKALVVFSGGQDSTTCLGWAKNRFDEVETITFDYGQKHRVEIAQAQKIAHVLHVKNTLLSLDAFSQLNDSALIDGTQDIGAHHVTHTNLPASFVPNRNAIFFTLAHAFAQKQGIEHIIIGVNQTDYSGYPDCREPFVKALELALNLGSEANITFHYPLMHLTKAQTFELSRVEGVLDLVIDESHTCYNGVHTHKHAWGYGCGECPACVLRKIGWEAYTQGV
- a CDS encoding 7-carboxy-7-deazaguanine synthase QueE, yielding MLKVVEIFYSIQGEGTQVGVPSIFIRLHGCNLSCSFCDEELHKGAYEELSFEAVLERIQTYLSMNVIITGGEPTLYDLRDFIAFLQGHGYFVAVETNGFRFSHIANANWITYSPKEWNHIAQEGFHEVKFVVGKNAPLEKILEFKSDKPIFIQPQNESDKPNFENVAFCVEFVKKYPRFILSVQLHKFLGVE
- a CDS encoding 6-carboxytetrahydropterin synthase, with the translated sequence MLWQISKEFDFCYGHRVWSQQLDSEFSLTGCLACRHLHGHQGKIVVYLQSNELKNGMVTDFHHLNWFKQFLDATLDHKFIIDIHDPLFETLLPHFSDKQNLLSHEAGYQTPDLSKVVQEATHLIEMYEGYIIVDFVPTSENISTWLLGIIQKKMSRLGVKVSHVEFLETPKSRSIVYNQQ
- the dut gene encoding dUTPase: MTSRDYLTQMFALQQKLNDETNGIGWENGYTKNNRMINWKRCIYMECAELIDSFSWKHWKSINKATDWDNVTVEIVDIWHFIMSLLLEDYKTNGKGDLEKLVHDVLDVQGFEAFTKEPLSFSSADPMELINDIEGIIHDMTGFEADLFDGLLKEYFALSRKCGINLKVLYKFYVAKNVLNQFRQDHGYKEGHYKKVWNGKEDNEVMLSFLSGENAPTIEALYKKLEGAYAKA
- a CDS encoding patatin-like phospholipase family protein translates to MAGTLKISLALSGGAARGAFHLGVIAACERHGIEIGAISGTSIGAVIATGVGSGVSAFDMIRLFKSEALRKVIGFNYFQKGLFRIDETAAILREIAPISRLEEMRIPTFITCVDMNRGELVRFCKGDAIKLAIASSALIPIFRPIVYENYLLIDGGFMDNLPISPLLDFDDPIVSVNLHPLHVTTKHTLTSMVKRSLFLLFMASSQLQISKSDLYISDPELSTFGLFTFGELMRCFELGYAKGSESLLTFMAQKSII
- a CDS encoding UDP-2,3-diacylglucosamine diphosphatase, which translates into the protein MSSIANDEEVFAFRSIFISDVHLGTRFCQAHELLEFLRRSECEHLFLVGDIIDGWAIKRKMKWAQSHSDVIQKVLRKARKGTKVTYITGNHDEFLRSFLPLALGDSIEIRDEYAYVSLRNERYYIAHGDFFDSVTMTKRWLALLGDVGYDMLLHVNQVLTWCRKRLRYQRHWSLSKYVKDHVKSSVSFITDFEAILSEHARRNHYDGVICGHIHKAEMREIEGIKYLNCGDWVESCTAIVETYDGEFKIISWLEH
- a CDS encoding PhoH family protein, whose amino-acid sequence is MSVNKVYVLDTNIILHNTNFIKELCDGGNNIIVIPETVLIELEDFKKNFSELGYQARSFARMLASCKVEEVDSGEIFRVVKMRYDDDIAIHLFSKTLYTSDIDSQFINESNDKRILEVASGAQEYYVDYKVIFLSLDVYARMFGLFYNVTVESLREDRSDVPEFEFVKQLPLDSALFNTLDKKLISEFDPEHKSSNYCYEFVSPDGNSEHAIISPAGIIYMLNEELDFRGLEVKPINLKQKFFMKALLSNMYDIHVIDARAGSGKTLMAFVAAMRLVSKGSYEKIVYVRNSIESVDKGADVGYLSGNDEKFRIYNMALYDTLEFIAKKRMKKRDNTQEPQMAIEKKVQELITKYNIEKLWPGEARGRTLSNAIVILDEWQNSSNNTTQLILSRLDNNCKAIVIGSNRQIDNMYLNRFNNGLTSLLKQTKKEQTHISLFAIELDKSVRGKFSHFADEIFGESDKST